From Quercus lobata isolate SW786 chromosome 1, ValleyOak3.0 Primary Assembly, whole genome shotgun sequence, one genomic window encodes:
- the LOC115981846 gene encoding G-type lectin S-receptor-like serine/threonine-protein kinase RLK1, with protein MDFVLPHLLFLLILLPIFSIAQNNGNVTTGNFLTATNNSSPWLSPSGDFAFGFHPLNQTDLFLLSIWFAKVPDKTIVWFAKDRLDTIPAPRGSKVELTADLGLVLTGPQGDELWRSNNILRTVASGVMSDTGNFELHDRNFNKLWESFNNPTDTLLPSQNMDIGGVLSSRQSETHFSKGRFQLRLIPEKDLVLNTINLPTDFQDNFYYSSGTSQPSNPGKQLVLNQSGDIYILRDDNQTLPLRQGKPESAAEFYFRATLNFDGVFTLCSYPKNSSANGIWTPIWSVPDNICVASAAFAGSGTCGFNSICTLGSDKRPICTCPKGYSLLDPNDPYGSCKPDFIQGCEDDKLSPGKDLYYFEVLTNTYFINSENYAILNSYTEDQCSKSCMDDCMCVVAVFKDGDTCYKKKLPLSNGRVDNSKIGGKAFMKIRKNNSITLTDHRLPIPETKKKNHDNLILMWSALLASSVFVNIILIVAICVGVFSIYNKKLKTPMRNFGAVEMNLRCFTYKELVEATDGFKEELGKGAFGVVYKGAIEMGSSVLVAVKKLNSSVQDYEGEFKTEVNVIGQTHHKNLVRLLGFCDEGLHRLLVYEFLSNGTLASFLFRDLKPSWNQRIHIAVGIARGLWYLHEECSNQIIHCDIKPQNILLDNCYNVRISDFGLAKLLRMNQSKTHTNIRGTKGYVAPEWFRNMPITPKVDVYSYGVILLEIICCRRSVDMEKIEEEKAILTDWAYDCYREGALDALVEYNVEELDDKEKLERYVMIAIWCIQEDPSLRPTMRRVTQMLEGVVEVLVPPCPFLFSRTG; from the coding sequence ATGGATTTTGTTCTGCCTCACCTACTTTTCTTACTAATTCTGTTACCAATTTTCTCTATTGCTCAAAATAATGGTAATGTTACCACTGGAAACTTTCTCACAGCCACTAACAATAGCTCTCCATGGCTATCACCTTCAGGTGATTTTGCTTTTGGATTTCACCCACTCAACCAGACGGATCTCTTCCTGCTTTCCATTTGGTTTGCCAAAGTACCAGATAAAACCATAGTTTGGTTTGCTAAAGATAGACTAGATACTATTCCTGCACCGAGGGGATCAAAAGTGGAGCTAACTGCTGACCTTGGGCTAGTACTTACTGGTCCTCAAGGGGATGAGTTATGGAGATCTAATAACATTCTTCGTACAGTAGCCAGTGGTGTTATGAGCGACACAGGCAACTTTGAGCTTCATGATCGCAACTTTAATAAGCTATGGGAAAGCTTCAACAATCCCACAGATACTTTGTTGCCTTCACAAAATATGGATATTGGAGGGGTGCTTTCTTCTCGACAATCAGAGACACACTTTTCCAAAGGAAGGTTCCAACTACGGTTGATTCCTGAAAAAGATCTTGTGCTCAATACCATAAACTTGCCCACGGATTTTCAAGATAACTTTTATTATTCAAGTGGTACAAGTCAACCATCGAATCCTGGTAAACAACTGGTGCTTAACCAGTCAGGCGATATTTACATTCTGAGAGATGACAACCAAACACTTCCTCTAAGACAGGGAAAGCCAGAGTCAGCTGCTGAATTCTATTTCAGAGCCACTCTCAACTTTGATGGAGTTTTCACGCTATGTTCTTACCCAAAGAATTCCAGTGCCAATGGAATCTGGACTCCAATTTGGTCTGTGCCGGATAATATTTGTGTTGCCAGTGCTGCATTCGCAGGTAGTGGCACTTGTGGTTTTAATAGCATATGCACCCTTGGATCTGATAAGAGGCCGATCTGTACATGCCCCAAGGGATACTCCTTACTCGATCCAAATGACCCATATGGCAGCTGCAAACCAGACTTCATTCAAGGCTGTGAAGACGACAAGCTAAGTCCTGGAAAAgatctttattattttgaagTCCTAACAAATACATATTTTATAAACTCAGAAAACTACGCAATCTTGAACTCTTATACTGAAGATCAATGCAGCAAGTCTTGCATGGATGATTGTATGTGTGTCGTTGCTGTTTTTAAAGACGGTGATACCTGTTACAAAAAGAAGCTACCTCTCTCTAATGGGAGAGTGGACAACAGCAAAATTGGCGGGAAGGCTTTTAtgaaaatcagaaaaaataaCTCAATTACACTTACGGATCATCGTTTGCCAATTCcggaaacaaagaagaagaatcatGACAATTTGATCCTCATGTGGTCAGCGCTTCTTGCTAGCTCTGTGTTTGTGAACATTATATTAATTGTTGCAATTTGTGTGGGTGTTTTCTCTATTTACAATAAGAAGCTCAAAACTCCTATGAGAAATTTTGGTGCTGTGGAGATGAATTTGAGATGTTTTACTTACAAAGAACTTGTAGAAGCTACAGATGGTTTCAAAGAAGAATTAGGTAAGGGAGCTTTTGGTGTTGTTTACAAAGGAGCTATAGAAATGGGTTCTAGTGTCCTAGTGGCAGTCAAGAAATTAAATAGTTCAGTTCAAGATTATGAGGGAGAGTTCAAGACTGAAGTGAATGTGATCGGTCAAACACATCACAAGAATCTTGTTCGTTTACTTGGATTCTGTGATGAGGGACTACACCGATTACTGGTATATGAGTTCTTGAGCAACGGCACTTTGGCAAGTTTTCTTTTCAGAGACTTGAAACCTAGTTGGAATCAAAGAATCCATATTGCAGTTGGGATTGCAAGAGGCCTTTGGTACTTACATGAAGAGTGCAGCAACCAAATTATCCATTGTGATATAAAGCCTCAAAACATACTTCTTGACAACTGTTACAATGTGCGAATTTCCGACTTTGGATTGGCAAAACTTTTGAGAATGAACCAAAGCAAAACTCATACTAACATCAGAGGAACGAAAGGGTATGTTGCACCCGAATGGTTTAGGAACATGCCAATCACACCTAAAGTCGATGTTTATAGCTATGGTGTCATACTACTAGAGATAATTTGCTGCCGTAGAAGCGTAGATATGGagaaaattgaggaagaaaaagCAATTTTGACTGATTGGGCTTATGACTGCTATAGAGAAGGTGCACTAGATGCTCTAGTTGAATATAATGTGGAGGAATTGGATGACAAAGAGAAGCTGGAGAGGTATGTGATGATTGCCATTTGGTGTATTCAAGAAGATCCATCTCTAAGACCTACCATGAGGAGGGTTACGCAGATGCTTGAGGGTGTTGTTGAAGTGCTCGTTCCACCTTGCCCGTTTCTGTTTAGTAGGACAGGTTAA